The DNA window GGGAGCAAACAGCATTCCTCTTGAGCTCACATCAGGAAAATATCGCGTCACATCCTTCAATCCAAAGACCGGTGAAGAGACCGTGGTCAACAAGAGTCTGAAACTCAAAGCGCCCTACACTTTTGAAACATCTGACACCAATGCGGTCTACTGGTTCAAGAAAATTTAAACAACTGCCACGATTGAAAAGCTGACTTCACGTTACTACATAGGGTCAGAGAAAATAAAGTCAATATAAAAGACAAGGCCACGAAAAATTTCGTGGCCTTGTCTTTTATATTGACTTCTTCAGATCTTATATATGATAGGTATGGCAGACAGAAAACGGCAGTCTAATCCTTCAGCCAGTTCCAGCGCTCAGCCCAATCCGAAAGCACATCTTCACGCCATTTCTCTACAGTTGCAGCACCCTGCCACTTATCACGAAAAAGAGACTTGTCAGAGCTATCCGACCACCAGTTTCCACCGAGTACATAGCTATCCTTTAGCTTTTCACCGGGCCATTGCGGAGAAACAACTATGCTGCCACGCAGACCGTCCATCGCAGGAATCAGAGGGGCAGAGAGTCGATATTCAAATGTGCCGGGAGCTTTCGGGGCATATCTTACAGCATACTCCCATCCCCCGAGATAGACACCATCCCAACTCTGACCGTCGATTGTCATTTTGAAAGCGACAGCGCCTATAGGCACAACACCGGCTATACCCTTAAAGCGGAACTCAGCGATTGAATATACGGGGACAGTGTCGCGGGTAGTTGTCATATATGTGAAAACCGTGCGCGGACTGTGGGTTATACGCTCAAATTGGCCACCCCACGACTCGGCATCGGGACGCGAGGAATCTCCGTTCATCATGTAAAGCAGCGAAGGAGTATCGCCCATCTTGACATTTCCGTCGTAATATGATTTGAAATCCTCGCCAAGCGCACCTGCCCCACTGATGGTCCGATCGTAATAATGCTTGTTGAAGCGGTCGTCGCGTTTAGCATCGCTGATAAATCCGCGATACGACGCATTGTTTTCAATCATCCATAAGTCCGGGAAATTCTCCGCGATATAGCAGTAAGCGTTAGCACCCCACTTCTTGTTCGGACCACCAATCCAGTAGACACGGATTTTAGACATGATATCGGGAGCATCGTGAAGCGCCTGAGCCACATCTTCGAGCGCACCCCATACGAGCACATAGAGAGGTCGTGAGTCCTGCCGTCTGGCAGCCTCTACAATAGCCGTCGATCCATCGGTCGGAGTGCTGAATCCACAGTAAGGAGCCATGCTATCCGCTCCCTGACGGCAAAGCGAACGGAGCGAGTCAGGGCTGAGCAAACCGGGCGCACGGGAAGAAAGCCGTGGATAGTCCTTCTCATAGACATCAATCATCCTCATAATCTCCGACTTCGAACCGTTGCCGAAAGATGGAGTCGAGACAAGCGCCTCAATGTCAAAAAGATCGTTATACATAAGAAGATGAGCCATCGACTGGTTATCGTCGGCATCCGTACCGCCTATATCCGTAGTGACAAGAATGCGGTGACGCTCAGCAGCAACTGCCGCCGAATACGACATAAGCGACAGAAAAATGGAGAAAACCAGACTGGTGATTGATTTGCGATTCATTTCGTTTCTATATTGCATTTAGTTTTAATATGGTATTGAAATTAACATGCAATTGCACATTTCCGTGCAATATACTG is part of the Duncaniella dubosii genome and encodes:
- a CDS encoding nucleoside hydrolase-like domain-containing protein, which produces MNRKSITSLVFSIFLSLMSYSAAVAAERHRILVTTDIGGTDADDNQSMAHLLMYNDLFDIEALVSTPSFGNGSKSEIMRMIDVYEKDYPRLSSRAPGLLSPDSLRSLCRQGADSMAPYCGFSTPTDGSTAIVEAARRQDSRPLYVLVWGALEDVAQALHDAPDIMSKIRVYWIGGPNKKWGANAYCYIAENFPDLWMIENNASYRGFISDAKRDDRFNKHYYDRTISGAGALGEDFKSYYDGNVKMGDTPSLLYMMNGDSSRPDAESWGGQFERITHSPRTVFTYMTTTRDTVPVYSIAEFRFKGIAGVVPIGAVAFKMTIDGQSWDGVYLGGWEYAVRYAPKAPGTFEYRLSAPLIPAMDGLRGSIVVSPQWPGEKLKDSYVLGGNWWSDSSDKSLFRDKWQGAATVEKWREDVLSDWAERWNWLKD